In Zunongwangia profunda SM-A87, the following proteins share a genomic window:
- a CDS encoding superoxide dismutase, whose translation MAFALPELKYAFDALEPHIDAKTMEIHHDKHHAGYTTKLNNAIEGTDLEGKTIENILKNLDLSNSAVRNNGGGFYNHSLFWEVMSPDGGGKPEGELAEAIDTAFGSFDAFKEEFSNAAAGQFGSGWAWLCVHDGGKLEICSTPNQDNPLMPEVGCGGTPILGLDVWEHAYYLNYQNKRPAYIDAFFNVIDWKEVASRYAKEK comes from the coding sequence ATGGCATTTGCGTTACCAGAGCTTAAATACGCATTCGATGCGTTAGAGCCACATATAGATGCAAAAACAATGGAAATTCACCATGATAAACATCATGCTGGATATACTACAAAATTGAATAATGCAATCGAAGGGACTGATCTTGAAGGTAAAACTATCGAGAATATCCTTAAAAATCTAGACTTATCTAATAGCGCTGTTCGAAATAACGGTGGTGGTTTTTATAATCACTCCTTATTTTGGGAAGTGATGTCTCCAGACGGAGGAGGGAAGCCAGAAGGTGAATTAGCAGAGGCTATTGATACTGCTTTTGGTTCTTTTGATGCTTTTAAAGAAGAATTTTCTAATGCTGCAGCCGGCCAGTTTGGATCGGGTTGGGCATGGTTATGTGTTCACGATGGTGGAAAATTAGAAATCTGCTCTACGCCAAATCAGGATAATCCATTGATGCCTGAAGTAGGGTGTGGCGGGACTCCGATATTAGGATTAGATGTTTGGGAGCATGCTTACTACCTAAACTATCAGAATAAGCGTCCGGCTTACATCGATGCATTCTTTAATGTGATTGATTGGAAAGAAGTAGCAAGTCGCTATGCAAAAGAAAAATAG
- a CDS encoding amidophosphoribosyltransferase, whose amino-acid sequence MSDAIKHECGIAQVRLLKPLEYYKEKYGTAFYGVNKMYLLMEKQHNRGQDGAGFASIKLNVQPGERYISRIRSNQSQPIQDIFEQINQRINDEMKEHPEYADDVALQKRKIPYLGELFLGHVRYGTFGKNSIESVHPFLRQNNWMHRNLIVAGNFNMTNVNQLFNNLVELGQHPKEKADTVTIMEKIGHFLDSEVRKLYKKLKKEGYTKQQASPHIAEQLNVAKILKKSSKDWDGGYAMAGLMGHGDSFVLRDPSGIRPCYYYKDDEVVVVASERPVIQTVFNLNFEDIKELDPGHAIITKKNGNVSITKIIEPLERKACSFERIYFSRGSDAEIYKERKMLGRLLMPEVLKAINYDTINTVFSFIPNTAETSFYGMVEAAQDELSRQKNEAILAEKDTLTDERLQEILAHRLRTEKIAIKDVKLRTFITEDSSRDDLVAHVYDVTYGVIKKEDNLVIIDDSIVRGTTLKKSIIKMMDRLNPKQIVVVSSAPQIRYPDCYGIDMARLEDLVAFRAALELLKDDNNYKLVEEVYEKCKQQVNLKDKDVQNFVKEIYEPFTDEQISAKISELLSEPTVEASVKVIYQSVDNLHKACPKNLGDWYFTGDYPTPGGNRVVNRAYINFFEGNKDRAY is encoded by the coding sequence ATGAGTGACGCCATTAAACACGAGTGTGGAATTGCACAGGTTAGACTGTTAAAACCACTTGAATATTACAAAGAAAAATACGGTACCGCTTTTTACGGCGTAAATAAAATGTACCTGCTAATGGAAAAACAGCACAACCGCGGGCAGGATGGTGCTGGTTTTGCAAGTATAAAACTTAATGTACAACCTGGCGAGCGTTATATAAGCAGGATTCGTTCTAACCAATCGCAGCCAATTCAGGATATTTTTGAGCAGATAAATCAGCGTATTAATGACGAGATGAAAGAGCATCCTGAATATGCCGATGATGTTGCGCTTCAAAAAAGAAAGATCCCTTATTTAGGAGAACTTTTTCTGGGGCACGTTCGTTATGGTACTTTTGGGAAAAACAGTATTGAAAGTGTTCATCCTTTCTTAAGGCAAAACAACTGGATGCACCGTAACCTTATTGTTGCGGGAAACTTTAATATGACCAATGTAAACCAGCTTTTTAACAACCTGGTAGAACTTGGGCAACATCCAAAAGAAAAGGCAGATACGGTGACCATAATGGAAAAAATTGGTCATTTCTTAGATTCTGAAGTTAGAAAGTTATACAAAAAACTAAAGAAAGAAGGCTATACCAAACAACAGGCCTCTCCCCATATTGCAGAACAGCTTAACGTTGCCAAAATCCTTAAAAAGTCTTCTAAGGACTGGGACGGCGGTTATGCGATGGCCGGACTTATGGGACATGGCGATTCTTTCGTACTTCGCGATCCTTCAGGAATTCGCCCCTGCTATTATTACAAAGATGACGAGGTAGTTGTCGTAGCTTCAGAACGCCCCGTAATACAAACTGTCTTCAATTTAAATTTTGAAGACATTAAAGAATTAGATCCTGGCCATGCCATTATTACCAAAAAGAACGGTAATGTTTCGATCACCAAAATCATTGAACCTTTAGAGCGAAAAGCATGCTCTTTTGAGCGTATTTATTTCTCTAGGGGAAGTGATGCTGAAATTTACAAAGAACGAAAAATGTTAGGGAGATTATTAATGCCTGAGGTTCTTAAGGCCATTAACTATGACACCATAAATACGGTATTTTCTTTTATACCGAACACCGCCGAAACTTCTTTCTACGGAATGGTAGAAGCCGCCCAGGACGAATTAAGCCGGCAAAAGAACGAAGCGATTTTAGCGGAAAAAGACACCTTAACTGATGAACGTTTACAGGAAATCCTGGCTCACCGTCTAAGAACAGAAAAGATTGCAATAAAAGACGTAAAACTACGAACTTTTATTACAGAGGACAGCAGCCGTGATGATCTTGTAGCCCATGTATATGACGTGACTTATGGTGTGATCAAAAAAGAAGATAACCTGGTAATTATAGATGATAGTATTGTAAGAGGTACAACCCTCAAGAAAAGTATCATCAAAATGATGGATCGTCTTAATCCAAAACAAATTGTGGTGGTTTCTTCGGCTCCGCAAATTCGCTATCCCGATTGCTACGGAATTGATATGGCACGCCTGGAAGATCTTGTTGCTTTTAGGGCAGCTTTAGAATTACTAAAAGACGACAACAATTACAAACTGGTTGAAGAGGTTTATGAAAAATGTAAACAACAGGTAAACCTAAAAGATAAAGACGTACAAAATTTTGTAAAAGAGATTTACGAACCATTTACAGACGAGCAGATTTCAGCAAAGATATCAGAGCTTTTAAGTGAGCCAACTGTAGAGGCCAGTGTAAAAGTGATTTATCAATCGGTAGATAATTTGCATAAAGCCTGCCCTAAAAACCTTGGGGACTGGTATTTTACCGGAGACTATCCAACCCCTGGTGGTAACCGAGTTGTAAACAGGGCATATATTAACTTTTTTGAAGGAAATAAAGACAGAGCATATTAA
- a CDS encoding PfkB family carbohydrate kinase, producing MSKLVIVGTVAFDAIETPFGKTDKILGGAGTYIGLSAANFNVDSAIVSVVGGDFPQKYLDLLSSKNINIDGIEIVENGKTFFWSGRYHNDLNSRDTLDTQLNVLADFNPVVPEVYKDAEYVMLGNLHPLVQLSVLDQVKNPKLVVLDTMNFWMDNTLEDLKKVIAKVDVITINDEEARQLSGEYSLVKAAREIEKMGPEYVVIKKGEHGALLFHKEKVFFAPALPLEEVFDPTGAGDTFAGGFIGYLAHTDDISFENLKNAIIYGSNLASFCVEKFGTERMKNLSKEDINMRLEEFKKLTQFKIALK from the coding sequence ATGAGCAAACTAGTTATTGTAGGAACTGTAGCCTTTGATGCTATCGAAACTCCTTTTGGAAAAACCGATAAAATTCTTGGTGGTGCAGGAACTTACATTGGCCTCTCGGCCGCAAACTTTAATGTAGATAGTGCAATAGTCTCTGTAGTTGGCGGTGACTTCCCTCAAAAATATCTGGATCTTCTTTCTTCAAAAAACATCAATATAGACGGTATCGAAATTGTTGAAAATGGAAAGACATTTTTTTGGAGCGGCAGATATCATAACGATTTAAATTCCAGAGACACCTTAGACACGCAACTTAATGTGCTTGCAGATTTTAACCCGGTAGTTCCTGAAGTCTATAAAGACGCTGAATATGTGATGCTTGGAAACTTGCATCCTTTAGTACAACTAAGTGTACTGGATCAGGTAAAAAATCCAAAACTTGTGGTATTAGACACCATGAACTTTTGGATGGACAATACCCTGGAAGATTTGAAAAAGGTAATCGCTAAAGTAGATGTTATTACTATTAATGATGAAGAAGCTAGACAACTTTCCGGAGAATATTCATTAGTAAAAGCTGCCCGTGAGATTGAAAAAATGGGACCAGAATATGTGGTTATTAAGAAAGGAGAGCACGGTGCCTTACTTTTCCATAAAGAAAAAGTATTCTTTGCTCCTGCTTTACCTTTAGAAGAAGTTTTTGATCCAACCGGAGCAGGAGATACATTTGCTGGTGGTTTTATTGGTTATTTAGCTCACACAGATGATATTTCTTTCGAAAATTTAAAAAATGCGATAATTTATGGTTCAAATCTCGCTTCGTTTTGCGTAGAGAAATTTGGAACCGAGCGCATGAAAAACCTGTCGAAGGAAGATATAAATATGCGGCTGGAAGAATTTAAAAAACTCACACAGTTCAAAATAGCACTAAAATAA
- the rnhA gene encoding ribonuclease HI, with amino-acid sequence MQEQVRIYTDGAARGNPGPGGYGIVMEWVGKSYKKEFAQGFKHTTNNRMELLAVIEALKKLKKPNLNIRVFTDSKYVVDAVEKKWVFGWEKKNFKDRKNADLWKDFLKEYRKHQIVFTWIKGHNNHPQNERCDALAVKASKEKELLEDTGFKN; translated from the coding sequence TTGCAGGAACAGGTTCGAATTTATACTGATGGCGCTGCCCGTGGCAATCCAGGGCCAGGTGGTTATGGCATCGTAATGGAATGGGTTGGCAAATCCTACAAAAAAGAATTTGCACAGGGCTTTAAGCACACCACTAACAATCGCATGGAACTTTTAGCGGTGATCGAAGCGCTAAAAAAACTTAAAAAGCCTAATCTTAACATTAGAGTGTTTACCGACTCGAAATACGTTGTAGATGCAGTAGAAAAAAAATGGGTTTTTGGCTGGGAGAAAAAAAACTTCAAAGATCGTAAGAATGCAGATCTCTGGAAAGACTTCTTAAAAGAGTACAGGAAACATCAAATTGTATTTACCTGGATTAAAGGACATAACAACCACCCTCAAAACGAAAGATGTGATGCGCTGGCCGTTAAAGCCTCCAAAGAAAAAGAATTATTAGAAGATACAGGCTTTAAAAATTAA
- the purN gene encoding phosphoribosylglycinamide formyltransferase, producing MSDQPKNNNVRKIVIFASGSGSNTENIIRYFENSENIKVVAVFSNKRNARVLRRAYDLDVQALHFDRDSFYHSNDVLHVLKDIDPDLIILAGFLWMVPKNIIENFPNRIINVHPALLPNYGGKGMYGMRVHEAIITNKEKESGITIHFVNEHYDEGEHIFQAKTIIEEHDSPESLASKIHELEHHHFPMVIEQLLKKDS from the coding sequence TTGAGTGATCAACCAAAAAATAATAACGTAAGAAAAATCGTCATATTTGCTTCGGGATCAGGATCAAATACTGAAAATATTATACGCTATTTCGAAAATTCTGAAAATATTAAGGTAGTAGCGGTCTTCTCGAACAAAAGAAACGCCAGAGTTTTGCGTCGCGCTTACGATTTAGATGTACAGGCATTACATTTTGATAGAGATTCCTTTTATCATTCTAATGATGTACTTCATGTATTAAAAGATATCGATCCAGATCTTATTATTTTAGCTGGATTTTTATGGATGGTTCCTAAAAATATAATTGAAAATTTCCCAAACCGTATTATTAATGTGCATCCTGCTTTATTACCTAATTATGGTGGCAAAGGGATGTATGGTATGCGGGTACACGAAGCCATCATTACTAATAAAGAGAAAGAAAGTGGTATCACGATTCATTTTGTTAATGAACATTATGATGAAGGTGAGCACATCTTCCAGGCTAAGACTATCATAGAAGAACATGACTCTCCAGAAAGTTTAGCTTCAAAAATTCATGAATTAGAGCATCATCATTTTCCTATGGTGATCGAACAATTATTAAAAAAAGACTCCTAA
- a CDS encoding acyl carrier protein, which produces MSDIASRVKAIIVDKLGVDENEVVNEASFTNDLGADSLDTVELIMEFEKEFDIQIPDDQAENIATVGQAISYIEDAKK; this is translated from the coding sequence ATGTCTGACATTGCATCAAGAGTAAAAGCGATTATCGTTGACAAATTAGGTGTTGATGAGAACGAAGTTGTTAATGAAGCAAGCTTCACCAACGACTTAGGTGCTGATTCATTAGATACTGTGGAATTAATCATGGAATTCGAAAAAGAATTCGATATTCAAATTCCAGACGACCAGGCTGAAAATATCGCAACAGTTGGTCAAGCAATTTCTTATATTGAAGACGCGAAAAAATAA
- the fabF gene encoding beta-ketoacyl-ACP synthase II, giving the protein MELKRVVITGLGALTPIGNNISEYWDGLVNGKSGSGPITHFDPEKFKTKFACELKDFNPLDHFDRKEARKLDKFTQYAMVASDEAIADSGIDLDAVDKYRVGVIWGAGIGGLETFQNEVLNFAAGDGTPRFNPFFIPKMIADIAPGNISIKHGFMGANYTTVSACASSANAMIDALNNIRLGYSDVIVSGGSEAAVTIAGMGGFNAMHALSTRNESPETASRPFDATRDGFVLGEGAGALILEEYEHAKARGAKIYAEVIGGGLSSDAYHMTAPHPDGNGVVRVMENCLRNAGIKPEDVDAINTHGTSTPLGDVAELKAITKVFGDHAKNININSTKSMTGHLLGAAGAIEGIASVMAMQHGIVPPTINHENVDENIDPSLNLTLNKAQKREMNIVMSNTFGFGGHNACVAFKKLTE; this is encoded by the coding sequence ATGGAGTTAAAGCGAGTTGTAATAACGGGCTTGGGTGCCCTTACCCCAATCGGTAACAATATTAGCGAATATTGGGACGGCTTGGTAAATGGTAAAAGTGGTAGTGGCCCTATTACGCATTTCGACCCCGAAAAGTTCAAAACAAAATTCGCTTGTGAACTCAAAGATTTTAATCCGTTAGATCACTTCGATCGTAAAGAAGCGAGAAAACTGGATAAATTTACCCAATATGCCATGGTAGCTTCAGATGAAGCTATCGCAGATTCTGGAATAGACTTAGACGCGGTAGATAAATATCGCGTTGGTGTAATCTGGGGTGCTGGGATTGGTGGATTGGAAACCTTCCAAAACGAAGTGCTTAACTTTGCGGCGGGAGATGGTACTCCAAGATTTAATCCTTTCTTTATTCCTAAAATGATTGCTGATATTGCCCCAGGTAATATCTCTATTAAGCATGGTTTTATGGGAGCTAACTACACTACGGTGTCAGCTTGTGCTTCTTCAGCCAATGCAATGATAGACGCATTAAATAATATCCGTTTAGGATATAGCGATGTGATAGTTTCAGGAGGATCAGAAGCCGCTGTAACTATTGCAGGAATGGGAGGATTTAACGCTATGCATGCCCTTTCTACCAGAAATGAAAGTCCAGAGACTGCATCAAGACCTTTTGATGCTACTCGTGATGGCTTCGTACTAGGTGAAGGTGCCGGTGCGCTTATATTAGAAGAATATGAGCACGCTAAAGCAAGAGGCGCTAAAATTTATGCTGAAGTAATTGGTGGAGGTCTTTCTTCAGACGCTTATCACATGACGGCTCCGCATCCAGATGGAAACGGTGTTGTTAGAGTGATGGAAAACTGTCTAAGAAATGCCGGAATTAAGCCTGAAGATGTAGATGCGATAAACACGCATGGAACATCTACTCCTCTGGGAGATGTGGCCGAACTAAAGGCGATTACGAAAGTTTTTGGAGATCACGCGAAGAATATTAATATCAACTCAACAAAATCGATGACAGGTCACCTTCTTGGTGCTGCTGGTGCGATTGAAGGAATAGCGAGTGTAATGGCCATGCAACATGGTATTGTGCCGCCGACCATTAATCACGAAAATGTTGATGAAAATATTGATCCTTCGTTAAACTTAACCCTTAATAAAGCTCAGAAACGAGAAATGAATATCGTTATGAGTAATACTTTTGGGTTTGGCGGGCACAATGCCTGCGTAGCATTTAAAAAATTAACTGAGTAA
- the rnc gene encoding ribonuclease III translates to MSVIRNILNSRSSKGGNFFNTLHKLLGFRPKDLSVYERAFTHRSLNVKDPSGNPINYERLEFLGDAMLGSVIASHLYQEVPEGDEGYLTKMRSKIVSRKHLNELGKDLNLIRFVKSNIPNDQFGVNIHGNIFEALVGAIYLDRGYKYCNRFIYNRVIEPYVDIETLEGRVISYKSLLIEWCQKQKKEFNYQVYEDTGRDELKHFAVKLWIDKKVIAKARATSKKKAEEKASKRAYYALQNKMN, encoded by the coding sequence ATGAGTGTTATTCGCAACATATTAAATTCCCGTTCTTCAAAAGGCGGGAATTTTTTTAATACACTGCACAAATTATTAGGTTTTCGACCTAAAGACCTTTCGGTTTACGAGAGGGCTTTTACCCATAGGTCATTAAATGTGAAGGATCCATCAGGGAATCCTATAAACTATGAACGTCTGGAATTTTTAGGGGATGCTATGTTGGGCTCTGTAATAGCCTCACATCTTTATCAGGAAGTACCAGAGGGTGACGAGGGATATCTTACCAAAATGCGTTCTAAAATTGTAAGTAGAAAGCATCTTAACGAATTGGGTAAAGATCTAAACCTTATTAGATTTGTGAAATCTAATATTCCCAACGACCAGTTTGGTGTAAATATTCACGGAAATATCTTTGAAGCACTTGTAGGGGCCATCTATCTTGATAGAGGATATAAGTACTGTAACCGGTTTATTTATAACCGGGTTATCGAACCTTATGTTGATATTGAGACCTTAGAAGGTCGTGTAATAAGCTACAAAAGTCTTTTAATAGAGTGGTGCCAAAAACAAAAAAAAGAATTTAATTATCAGGTTTACGAAGATACGGGTAGGGACGAGCTTAAGCATTTTGCTGTTAAATTGTGGATTGATAAAAAGGTGATTGCCAAAGCAAGGGCGACCTCTAAAAAGAAAGCCGAGGAGAAAGCTTCAAAAAGGGCGTATTATGCACTTCAAAATAAAATGAATTAA
- a CDS encoding IPExxxVDY family protein: protein MQAHKMLLDEVEEVDFKLIAIYANLEPYKMAFLLNRFLNLKLMRSRFDVDFNHKDVQAMYALFTYKDLANYRDYYLVSNKFKGKARKILNAGSLFLEEEVRPLEVNLIPQYKKVDFFLKIEENIEDQQVHQLVNLIGRIPQVQAAYKIHVDQLKSKQNLIFE, encoded by the coding sequence ATGCAAGCACATAAAATGTTGCTGGATGAGGTTGAAGAAGTTGACTTTAAATTAATTGCGATTTACGCAAATTTAGAGCCTTATAAAATGGCTTTTCTGCTAAACCGTTTTTTGAATTTAAAATTGATGCGAAGTCGTTTTGATGTCGATTTTAATCATAAAGATGTCCAGGCAATGTATGCTTTATTTACGTACAAAGACCTTGCGAATTATAGAGATTATTATCTTGTTAGTAACAAATTTAAAGGTAAAGCCAGAAAAATATTAAATGCTGGATCTCTGTTTTTGGAAGAGGAGGTGAGGCCTTTAGAGGTTAATTTAATTCCTCAATATAAAAAAGTCGATTTTTTTTTGAAAATAGAAGAAAATATAGAAGATCAGCAGGTTCATCAGTTGGTGAATCTTATTGGTCGTATTCCCCAGGTACAGGCTGCGTACAAGATCCATGTAGATCAATTAAAATCCAAACAAAATCTAATATTTGAATAA
- the pyk gene encoding pyruvate kinase, whose amino-acid sequence MPTNKKTKIVATLGPATSSKDTLKEMLQAGVNVFRINFSHANYEDVRERVQMIRDLNEEEGFTAAILADLQGPKLRVGTMKEDVVVAQGDEIVFATGERFEGSKERVYMNYDAFPRDVNEGERILLDDGKLIFEVVSTNRENEVVAKVIQGGPLKSKKGVNLPNTNISLPALTEKDVKDAEFACKLEVDWIALSFVRHEKDIIELQDLIKEHTDYKIPIIAKIEKPEGVENIEKIVAYCDGLMVARGDLGVEIPAQEVPLIQKKLVLVAKKARIPVIIATQMMETMITSLTPTRAEVNDVANSVMDGADAVMLSGETSVGQYPVQVIQKMASILRSVENSPLIKVPHDPPHVRTKRYITKSVCFHAAHMANEIKAKAICTLTNSGYTAFQISAWRPESHILVFTHNKRILNRLSLLWGVKAFYYDKYSTTDETIDDINNIAKSGGFVTQGDFTINLAAMPISSKGMVNTLRVSEIE is encoded by the coding sequence ATGCCAACAAATAAGAAGACAAAAATAGTTGCCACTTTAGGACCGGCAACAAGTTCCAAAGACACCTTAAAAGAAATGCTCCAGGCAGGAGTAAATGTTTTCAGAATTAATTTTTCTCACGCTAATTATGAGGATGTTAGAGAGCGTGTACAGATGATAAGGGATCTTAATGAGGAAGAAGGTTTTACCGCCGCAATTTTAGCCGATTTACAAGGGCCTAAGTTGCGTGTAGGAACCATGAAGGAAGATGTGGTTGTTGCACAAGGTGACGAAATTGTTTTTGCAACAGGAGAGCGTTTTGAAGGTTCTAAAGAGCGAGTTTATATGAATTACGATGCTTTTCCCAGAGATGTAAATGAAGGGGAGCGAATTCTGTTAGACGACGGTAAATTGATTTTTGAGGTTGTTAGCACAAATAGAGAGAACGAAGTTGTAGCCAAAGTTATCCAGGGCGGGCCTTTAAAATCTAAAAAAGGGGTAAACCTTCCTAACACTAATATTTCTTTACCTGCACTTACAGAAAAAGATGTAAAGGATGCCGAATTTGCCTGTAAATTAGAGGTGGATTGGATTGCTTTATCTTTCGTGAGACATGAGAAAGATATTATAGAACTTCAGGATTTAATTAAGGAGCATACAGATTATAAAATTCCGATTATTGCTAAAATCGAGAAACCTGAAGGTGTAGAGAATATCGAAAAGATTGTAGCTTATTGTGATGGTTTAATGGTAGCTCGTGGAGATTTGGGAGTTGAAATTCCGGCTCAGGAAGTACCGTTAATTCAGAAAAAATTAGTTCTGGTTGCTAAGAAAGCCCGTATTCCGGTAATTATTGCTACCCAAATGATGGAAACAATGATTACCAGTTTAACCCCAACCAGAGCAGAAGTAAACGATGTTGCAAACTCGGTTATGGATGGTGCAGATGCGGTAATGCTTAGTGGGGAAACTTCAGTGGGGCAATATCCTGTACAGGTGATCCAAAAAATGGCTTCTATTTTAAGAAGTGTGGAGAATTCACCATTAATTAAAGTTCCACACGATCCGCCACATGTTCGCACTAAAAGATATATTACTAAATCTGTTTGTTTTCATGCCGCGCATATGGCCAATGAAATTAAAGCAAAAGCAATTTGTACTTTAACCAATAGTGGGTATACTGCTTTTCAGATTTCAGCATGGCGTCCAGAAAGTCATATTTTAGTATTTACTCATAATAAAAGAATCCTTAACCGTCTAAGTTTACTTTGGGGTGTGAAGGCTTTTTATTACGATAAGTATAGCACTACAGACGAAACTATTGATGATATTAATAATATTGCAAAATCTGGTGGTTTTGTAACGCAAGGCGATTTTACTATTAATCTTGCAGCCATGCCAATCTCTTCTAAAGGAATGGTAAACACGCTTAGAGTTTCTGAAATAGAGTAA
- the dinB gene encoding DNA polymerase IV — MRKIIHIDMDAFYASVEQLDNPELRGKPIAVGGSSQRGVVSAASYEARKFGVRSAMSSVIAKRNCPDIIFVKARFDRYREISQQIRSIFFEYTDLVEPLSLDEAYLDVTENKKGNPSATMIAREIREKIKQKTGLNASAGISVNKFIAKVASDINKPNGQKTVNPEEVLDFLEQLEIRKFYGVGKVTAEKMYRLGIFTGKDLKSKSEAYLADHFGKHGPYYYNVVRGIHESEVKPNRMRKSLGAERTFSENISSEIFMLEKLTNIAEEIERRLQKSKVAGKTVTLKIKYSDFTLQTRSKTISYFISSKELILEMAKELLYQEKMKDSVRLLGISLSNLNTDSPSVKTKEEKKEVAVQLKFDF, encoded by the coding sequence ATGCGCAAGATAATTCATATCGACATGGATGCGTTTTACGCTTCAGTAGAACAGCTGGATAACCCCGAATTACGCGGTAAGCCTATTGCTGTGGGTGGCAGCTCCCAACGCGGAGTGGTAAGTGCTGCCAGTTATGAAGCTAGAAAATTTGGAGTTAGAAGCGCAATGAGCAGCGTCATTGCTAAAAGAAATTGTCCTGATATAATTTTTGTGAAAGCACGTTTTGATCGCTATCGCGAAATTTCACAACAAATCAGAAGCATCTTTTTTGAGTATACAGATTTGGTAGAGCCCCTTTCATTAGACGAAGCGTATCTGGATGTTACCGAAAATAAAAAAGGGAATCCCAGCGCTACGATGATTGCCAGGGAAATTCGTGAAAAAATAAAGCAAAAAACAGGTCTAAATGCTTCTGCAGGGATTTCTGTAAATAAGTTTATTGCAAAAGTTGCCAGTGATATAAATAAGCCTAACGGACAAAAAACCGTAAACCCTGAAGAAGTTCTGGATTTTCTAGAGCAGCTGGAAATCAGGAAATTTTATGGTGTTGGGAAAGTTACCGCTGAAAAAATGTACCGCCTGGGAATTTTTACGGGGAAAGATCTGAAATCGAAATCTGAAGCATATCTTGCAGATCACTTTGGTAAACACGGACCATATTATTATAATGTCGTTAGAGGAATACATGAAAGTGAAGTAAAACCAAACCGAATGCGAAAATCCCTTGGTGCCGAGCGCACTTTTAGTGAAAATATTTCTTCGGAAATTTTTATGCTTGAAAAACTTACCAATATTGCCGAAGAAATAGAGCGTCGTCTACAAAAAAGCAAAGTTGCCGGCAAAACAGTAACCTTAAAAATAAAGTATAGTGATTTCACGCTACAAACCCGTAGTAAAACTATTTCTTATTTTATCTCCAGCAAAGAGTTGATTCTGGAGATGGCTAAAGAATTACTCTATCAAGAGAAAATGAAAGACTCAGTACGCCTCCTGGGAATATCACTATCCAATTTAAATACCGATAGCCCTTCTGTAAAAACCAAGGAGGAAAAGAAAGAAGTTGCCGTACAACTTAAATTCGATTTTTAG
- a CDS encoding NAD(P)H-binding protein: MEKTAIVLGATGLTGRHLVEELLKNENYTKVSLFSRSKLGKVHAKLEEHLIDVLKLESHKEAFKAHDVFCCIGTTKAKTPDKEKYKKIDYGIPVTAAKLAAKNGAECFVVISAMGADANSRIFYNRIKGEMEQDVMVANIPNIYIFRPALIVGDREEKRIFEKVATHAFKLFNFMLVGNLKKYRSVRCENIAKAMMHVANFWYSDSIIKSNKINELAAKYDGRN, encoded by the coding sequence ATGGAGAAGACGGCCATTGTTTTGGGAGCGACCGGACTAACAGGACGACATTTGGTAGAAGAACTTTTAAAAAATGAAAATTATACTAAAGTATCTTTATTTTCCAGAAGTAAATTAGGAAAAGTACATGCAAAGTTGGAAGAGCACCTTATCGATGTGTTGAAGTTAGAAAGTCATAAAGAAGCTTTTAAAGCTCATGATGTATTTTGTTGTATAGGCACTACAAAAGCTAAGACGCCCGATAAAGAGAAATATAAAAAGATCGATTATGGAATCCCGGTCACTGCTGCAAAGCTGGCAGCAAAAAATGGTGCAGAATGTTTCGTGGTGATCTCGGCTATGGGAGCCGATGCCAATAGTCGTATTTTTTACAATCGAATCAAAGGGGAAATGGAGCAGGATGTCATGGTTGCAAATATCCCGAATATTTATATTTTCAGGCCGGCATTAATAGTGGGAGATCGAGAAGAGAAACGTATTTTTGAGAAAGTCGCCACGCATGCTTTTAAATTATTTAATTTTATGCTTGTAGGGAATCTAAAAAAATATCGATCTGTTAGATGTGAGAATATTGCCAAAGCGATGATGCATGTCGCAAACTTTTGGTATTCAGATTCCATAATAAAATCAAATAAAATAAACGAACTCGCAGCAAAATACGATGGTAGAAATTGA